The genomic interval GACGGCGACGTCGAGCTCAAGCGGATGTACGTCCGCGCCGCCCACCGGCGGCGCGGCCACGCGAGGCGCCTGCTGGCCGCAGTCGAGGAGCGGGCCCTGGCGCTGGGGCACCGACGGCTGGTGCTGGAGACCGGCCAGATGCAGCCCGAGGCGGTGGCGCTGTACCGCAGCGCGGGCTACGGGCCGATCGCGCCGTACGGCCACTACGCCGACTCCCCGCACAGCATCCACCTGGCGAAGGTCCTGGCCACGGGCTGAGGCGCTCTGACCTGGGCGGACGCGGGTGACCGTCCGACCAGGGGATGACGCGGACGGTCGCTCTCCCCGACCCGGGTCGGTCGCGCGGGGGTCGGCGGGGCGGGCAGGGTCGTGTCCGTG from Quadrisphaera sp. RL12-1S carries:
- a CDS encoding GNAT family N-acetyltransferase — its product is MTLEDRSADGRARLVLVEAAYDSPLVQELVAEVQAEYVQRYGGPDETPLSPAEFAPPGGAFLVALLDGEPVGTAGLRDHGDGDVELKRMYVRAAHRRRGHARRLLAAVEERALALGHRRLVLETGQMQPEAVALYRSAGYGPIAPYGHYADSPHSIHLAKVLATG